A single window of Entomoplasma ellychniae DNA harbors:
- a CDS encoding DxFTY motif-containing membrane protein, translated as MKIDSDKRIDFEKLRKFDHERTNIFISILFETFFVIIPFLVIWICIGPFWNLSVNEASRFKNYYDNLPAREVILIFITFLTILFVVLLNFISYYLKLQKEDSFTFTLAISLMFFSFIVNDIWIFKVSMSFIWPVRLALMFIFAFFGILIGVFITTFLRNRRFLIEEEDEKFFIENYNKKNLTQQELKRLEKANKFHNDIIEKNNRYELMIMQFDNKYETFVSNKKLKKMNEKEKKLRNKKNKK; from the coding sequence ATGAAAATAGATAGTGATAAAAGAATAGATTTTGAAAAGTTAAGAAAGTTTGATCATGAAAGAACAAATATATTTATAAGTATTTTGTTTGAAACTTTTTTTGTGATTATTCCTTTTTTAGTTATATGAATTTGCATAGGCCCTTTTTGAAACTTGTCAGTTAATGAAGCATCAAGGTTTAAAAATTATTATGATAATTTACCAGCTAGAGAAGTTATACTGATATTCATAACTTTTTTAACAATTTTGTTTGTAGTTTTACTTAATTTCATTTCATACTATTTAAAACTTCAAAAAGAAGATAGTTTTACATTTACACTAGCAATTTCTTTAATGTTTTTTAGTTTTATTGTAAATGATATTTGAATATTCAAAGTTTCAATGTCATTTATTTGACCAGTTAGGTTAGCTTTAATGTTTATATTTGCTTTTTTTGGAATATTAATTGGTGTTTTCATAACTACATTTCTAAGAAATAGAAGATTTTTAATTGAAGAAGAAGATGAGAAATTTTTCATAGAAAATTATAATAAAAAAAATTTAACTCAACAAGAGCTAAAAAGATTAGAAAAAGCTAATAAGTTTCATAACGATATAATTGAAAAAAACAATCGTTATGAGTTAATGATTATGCAATTTGATAATAAGTATGAAACTTTTGTTTCTAATAAAAAACTTAAAAAAATGAATGAAAAAGAAAAGAAGTTAAGAAATAAAAAAAATAAAAAATAG
- a CDS encoding phosphatidate cytidylyltransferase: MHSIKDFKIKNNNLFLRVISGAALFWIFGLYVAFAVLNNELWVQQGSKNLSYVFGWLFIIASIAILAATFVELFNTFKLKKVWAKFFLIIFGTLLYLMPLGDAAFLADGIFIYNFHKAAIIFFGNPFFQFAVFFTLIGAMFFVLKIINYKTLDALWIVFIGLVIVFGLKGFTTICLSVDYTDKNGYSAINMGYITGVWIWIGIILTDTFAYFFGGKFGKHKMAPKISPKKSWEGAIGGFLSSTIILISLSVMLLLIKSDYNVFNVFVFAEILSQSQIITLYVLFAVLISITCQFGDLFFSFIKRKMGIKDFSNIIPGHGGILDRLDSFMVVFSLMFFIILIDSFIG; encoded by the coding sequence ATGCATTCTATTAAAGACTTTAAAATTAAAAATAATAATTTGTTTTTAAGAGTTATTTCCGGTGCTGCTTTATTTTGAATATTTGGTCTTTATGTAGCTTTTGCAGTTTTAAATAATGAATTGTGGGTTCAACAAGGCTCAAAAAATTTAAGTTATGTTTTTGGTTGGTTATTTATAATTGCATCAATTGCAATATTAGCTGCTACTTTTGTTGAATTATTCAATACATTTAAATTAAAAAAAGTATGAGCTAAATTTTTTTTAATAATTTTTGGTACATTATTATATTTAATGCCATTAGGCGATGCAGCATTTTTAGCAGACGGTATATTTATCTACAATTTTCATAAAGCAGCTATTATCTTTTTTGGTAATCCATTTTTTCAATTTGCAGTTTTTTTCACTTTAATAGGTGCAATGTTTTTTGTTCTGAAAATAATAAATTATAAAACACTTGATGCTTTGTGAATTGTATTTATAGGTTTAGTAATTGTATTTGGATTAAAAGGTTTTACAACAATTTGTTTATCAGTTGATTATACTGATAAAAATGGATACTCTGCCATTAATATGGGATATATAACTGGGGTTTGAATATGAATAGGCATTATATTAACTGACACTTTTGCATATTTTTTTGGTGGTAAATTTGGTAAGCATAAAATGGCACCAAAAATAAGTCCAAAAAAAAGTTGGGAAGGAGCCATTGGTGGATTTTTATCATCAACTATTATTTTAATTTCACTATCTGTAATGCTACTGCTTATAAAAAGTGATTATAATGTATTTAACGTTTTTGTTTTTGCTGAAATTTTATCACAAAGTCAAATAATAACGCTTTATGTCTTATTTGCTGTTCTAATTTCTATTACTTGTCAATTTGGGGATCTTTTCTTTTCTTTTATTAAAAGAAAAATGGGTATAAAAGATTTTTCCAATATAATTCCTGGGCATGGTGGTATTTTGGATAGATTAGATTCTTTCATGGTGGTGTTTTCTTTAATGTTTTTTATAATATTAATTGATTCATTTATAGGGTAA
- a CDS encoding M50 family metallopeptidase has product MSVLFSLLMIVVGVVIVLVLITLHELGHFLFAKWSKAYVFEFSIGFGPRLFTIKTKETWYSVRILPLGGFVSIASDFSPPPNGREEEFATIPDERKIDYAVKWKKALFILAGPIVNLFIAFILIMSVFLSNGYKPNDMNSNGQIFAKDSVALKIIQELEPNLESDAQNIVLTGIQIKWNEDLKKEKDFTSTKYSIMVQEVSDYLSETNKLIKTEPDFFSSISLAFSYQQIDKYTQKVNGEIKDTGLKEVDQDILENWKNQKVMRIGIQPPHKYFKNNWSAFGYSFVETWNQAISLIKGLGSFFTGHFNAISGPLGMFNTSGATTSVKTNYALYIAGISANLFMLNMLPFPPLDGFKFWEALIEWITKKEMNTKLKTIVYIVGAIFLLGLMIIVTIKDIII; this is encoded by the coding sequence ATGAGTGTGTTATTTTCTTTATTAATGATTGTTGTGGGCGTTGTAATAGTTTTAGTTCTTATCACGTTACATGAATTAGGCCACTTTTTATTTGCTAAATGATCTAAAGCTTACGTTTTTGAATTTTCTATTGGCTTTGGACCAAGACTTTTTACTATTAAAACCAAAGAAACATGATATTCAGTAAGAATATTACCTCTTGGAGGTTTTGTTTCTATTGCTAGTGATTTTTCCCCACCACCCAATGGTAGGGAAGAAGAATTTGCAACCATTCCTGATGAACGCAAAATTGATTATGCTGTTAAATGAAAAAAGGCATTATTTATTTTAGCTGGACCAATAGTCAATTTATTTATTGCTTTTATTTTGATAATGTCAGTATTTTTATCAAATGGATATAAACCAAATGATATGAATTCAAATGGGCAAATATTTGCAAAAGATTCTGTAGCATTAAAAATTATTCAAGAATTAGAACCAAATCTTGAAAGTGATGCTCAAAATATAGTTTTAACAGGAATACAAATTAAGTGAAATGAAGATTTAAAAAAAGAAAAAGATTTTACTTCAACTAAATATTCTATAATGGTACAAGAGGTATCTGATTATTTAAGCGAAACAAATAAATTAATCAAAACTGAACCTGATTTTTTTTCAAGTATTAGCTTAGCTTTTAGTTATCAACAGATAGATAAATATACACAAAAAGTTAATGGAGAAATTAAAGACACTGGTTTAAAAGAAGTTGATCAAGATATTCTTGAAAATTGAAAAAACCAGAAAGTTATGAGAATTGGGATTCAACCACCTCACAAGTATTTTAAAAACAATTGGTCTGCTTTTGGATACAGTTTTGTTGAAACATGAAATCAAGCAATATCTTTAATAAAAGGGTTAGGATCATTTTTTACTGGTCATTTTAACGCGATTAGTGGGCCGTTGGGGATGTTTAATACTTCTGGGGCAACTACATCTGTTAAAACTAATTATGCTTTGTATATTGCAGGTATTTCAGCTAATTTATTTATGTTGAATATGCTGCCATTTCCACCACTTGATGGTTTTAAGTTTTGAGAAGCATTAATTGAATGAATTACCAAAAAAGAGATGAATACTAAACTTAAAACTATTGTTTATATAGTTGGGGCTATATTCTTATTGGGACTAATGATAATTGTTACAATAAAAGATATTATAATTTAA
- a CDS encoding PolC-type DNA polymerase III, whose protein sequence is MDSKLIDLFTKCNINLEDTEMAYFDKATLQKPVLKTQKNKIHCKISVKNFLPVRILNKVHHNFVNNPSIPLKLILEVKNQRLDKELILEYINFIKENKAQNKTVVWEFVCDRDVKYNKEEKCLYFVVDSNSLKDQLEDELKYCFAKLIQFGFEDLKYYIEIEDNSAQYTQSILEFEQKSKEQYRQISQNKYSTNHSITKQEYKAYAVSLEKPTYDSLADIEDDAQNIVIHAKVNKYEIRDSKAPGRKIYKIAVSDEHSSINAIYFSNGNNLEFFEPLTEEELNSPKIEDIKAKKIKVGDWVALKGKTSYSQWDKEQNFIIEKIGKIEKIDHKIVDDYETKRVELHTHTKMSAMDGVSSIHDYLQLVDNYGWKSLAITDHVNVQVFPDAYNALKKINKTKSEDQKIKLIYGLEMNMIDKNNLWLVKNPKGVKLNETKIVFFDLETTGLSPEMDEIIEFGAIVYDPVNRTEKKHSIFFKPKQPLKNFIKDLTKITDEMLEKEGKDIIEDYGQIHEIIKDSILVAHNANFDLGFLNNASIKAGFGPIQNTIFDTLAIVRLARTDFKYFRLGFICKKFGIMYDDTIAHRADYDAEVLFNLYQKIVFYLKPSLNIIYDHDWNNLIPVNDKENNNLKKSRGMHINILVKNQVGLKELFKLVSISHTENFFSEPKILREKILEIRKNNNILIGAGCVNSEIFDLAKTGTYQQLEEKIKFYDYVEIQPLSVYKHLIVNETLDIEQLKTCILKIIELAKKHNITVVATSDAHYTRPEMKKIRDVYINAKGLGGIRHPLFSFKNKSNNIDHPDQFVRTTKEMLQEFSWLNDEKLINEIVIKNTNAISDQIEPNIDIIRQGLFTPNIEDANQKLKDLCYQTAHDLYGENLPKIVSERLEKELNAIIKHGFAVVYWISHLLVKKSNEDGYLVGSRGSVGSSFVATTSKITEVNPLKAHYRCLQCKYSNFDTPKEIVCGYDLPVANCPNCNIELVGDGHDIPFETFLGFDGDKVPDIDLNFSGEYQPIAHNFTKQMFGDYNVFRAGTISTVAEKTAFGYVKAFYEENDYDESNMPRKVEIERQASQVEGVKRTTGQHPGGIIILPKEYEIEDFTPVNYPADDTTSSWLTTHFDFHSIHDNLLKMDILGHVDPTALKMLYDLTGVDPIKIPTNDKKVYSLFRDLSALGINSNEINGETTGAFGLPEFGTTFVRTMLSETKPSSFADLVQISGLSHGTDVWIGNARELIKNEIADISTVIGCRDDIMVYLMRQGIDATSAFKVMESVRKGNGVPSKFKQMLKDYNIPQWYIESCEKIKYMFPKAHATAYVLMAYRIAWYKVYYPAEYYATFLSTRAEAFDLKVFLGGLESIKEKLNELTSMKKRNMPISAKEQNLIPILEIGLEMYSRNIKIKNIHFEKSEAFKFRIDIDEKTNDKYLVPPFNIIDSLGEAVAMSIVNARKEKPIVSVQDLESRTIVTKTQLKIFGDLKILDSLAEDNQLSFELF, encoded by the coding sequence ATGGACTCAAAACTAATAGATTTATTTACAAAATGTAATATTAATCTTGAAGATACTGAAATGGCATACTTTGATAAAGCTACCCTACAAAAACCAGTTTTAAAAACGCAGAAAAATAAAATTCATTGTAAAATATCAGTTAAAAACTTTTTACCTGTAAGAATTTTAAATAAAGTACATCATAATTTTGTAAACAACCCAAGTATTCCACTTAAGTTAATTTTAGAAGTTAAAAATCAAAGATTAGATAAAGAACTTATTTTAGAATATATTAATTTTATTAAAGAAAATAAGGCTCAAAATAAGACTGTTGTGTGAGAATTTGTTTGTGATAGAGATGTTAAATATAATAAAGAGGAAAAATGTCTATATTTTGTTGTAGACTCTAATTCATTGAAAGATCAACTTGAAGATGAATTAAAATATTGTTTTGCAAAACTAATACAATTCGGATTTGAAGATCTTAAATACTATATTGAAATAGAAGATAATAGTGCTCAATATACTCAAAGCATTTTAGAATTTGAGCAAAAATCAAAAGAACAATATCGTCAAATATCTCAAAACAAATATTCTACAAATCATTCTATTACTAAACAAGAATATAAAGCTTATGCAGTTAGTTTAGAAAAACCAACATATGATTCATTAGCTGATATTGAAGATGATGCTCAAAATATTGTTATTCACGCAAAAGTAAACAAATATGAAATAAGAGATTCAAAGGCACCAGGTAGAAAAATCTATAAAATAGCGGTTAGTGATGAGCATTCTTCAATTAATGCTATTTATTTTAGCAATGGTAATAATCTAGAATTTTTTGAACCTTTGACTGAAGAAGAATTAAACTCACCAAAAATTGAAGACATTAAAGCTAAAAAAATTAAAGTTGGTGATTGGGTGGCACTTAAAGGAAAAACTTCTTATTCACAATGAGATAAAGAGCAGAACTTTATTATTGAAAAAATAGGAAAAATTGAAAAAATAGATCACAAGATTGTTGATGATTATGAAACCAAAAGAGTTGAACTACACACTCACACTAAAATGAGTGCAATGGATGGTGTTTCATCAATTCATGATTATTTACAATTAGTTGATAATTATGGGTGAAAATCTTTAGCCATCACTGATCATGTTAATGTACAAGTTTTTCCTGATGCGTATAATGCATTAAAAAAAATAAATAAAACAAAATCTGAGGATCAAAAAATTAAATTGATATATGGTCTTGAAATGAATATGATTGATAAAAACAATTTATGATTAGTTAAAAATCCTAAAGGCGTAAAACTAAATGAAACAAAAATTGTGTTTTTTGATTTAGAAACAACAGGTTTATCACCAGAAATGGATGAAATTATTGAATTTGGAGCTATTGTTTATGATCCAGTTAATCGTACTGAAAAAAAACATAGTATATTTTTTAAACCCAAACAGCCTTTAAAAAATTTTATTAAAGATTTGACAAAAATCACTGATGAAATGTTAGAAAAAGAAGGAAAAGATATAATTGAAGATTATGGTCAAATTCATGAAATAATTAAAGACTCTATATTAGTAGCGCATAATGCTAATTTTGACTTAGGATTTTTAAATAATGCATCAATAAAAGCGGGATTTGGTCCTATACAAAATACTATTTTTGACACCTTAGCTATTGTACGTTTAGCAAGAACAGATTTTAAATATTTTAGATTAGGGTTTATTTGTAAAAAATTTGGAATAATGTATGATGACACTATTGCTCATAGAGCAGATTATGATGCTGAAGTATTATTTAATTTGTATCAAAAAATTGTTTTTTACTTAAAACCAAGTTTAAATATAATATATGATCATGACTGAAATAATTTAATACCAGTTAATGATAAAGAAAATAATAACTTAAAAAAATCTAGAGGTATGCATATAAACATACTTGTAAAAAACCAAGTTGGTTTAAAAGAATTATTTAAATTAGTTTCTATATCTCATACTGAAAACTTTTTTAGTGAACCAAAAATATTAAGAGAAAAAATTTTAGAAATTAGAAAGAATAATAATATTTTAATTGGAGCTGGATGTGTTAATTCAGAGATTTTTGATTTAGCTAAAACAGGAACATATCAACAACTTGAAGAAAAAATTAAATTTTATGATTATGTAGAAATTCAACCATTGTCTGTTTATAAGCATTTAATAGTTAATGAAACACTTGATATTGAACAACTTAAAACTTGCATTTTAAAAATAATAGAATTAGCTAAAAAACACAATATTACAGTGGTTGCTACAAGTGATGCTCATTATACAAGACCTGAAATGAAAAAAATTAGAGATGTTTACATCAATGCTAAAGGATTAGGAGGAATCAGACACCCACTATTTTCTTTTAAAAATAAATCTAACAATATTGATCATCCTGATCAGTTTGTAAGAACAACCAAAGAAATGCTACAAGAGTTTTCATGATTAAATGATGAAAAGTTAATAAATGAAATTGTTATTAAAAATACTAATGCAATATCTGATCAAATAGAACCAAACATTGATATTATTAGACAAGGTTTGTTTACACCAAATATTGAAGATGCTAATCAAAAACTAAAAGATTTATGTTATCAAACTGCTCATGATCTTTATGGTGAAAATTTACCAAAAATTGTAAGTGAACGTTTAGAAAAAGAATTAAATGCAATTATTAAGCACGGATTTGCAGTTGTTTATTGAATATCACACTTATTAGTTAAAAAATCTAATGAAGATGGATATTTAGTTGGTTCAAGAGGTAGTGTTGGTTCTTCTTTTGTCGCTACAACAAGTAAAATAACTGAGGTTAATCCATTAAAAGCTCATTATCGTTGTTTACAATGTAAGTATTCAAACTTTGATACACCAAAAGAAATTGTTTGTGGATATGATTTACCAGTTGCCAATTGTCCGAATTGCAATATTGAATTAGTTGGTGATGGACATGATATTCCTTTTGAAACATTTTTAGGATTTGACGGAGATAAAGTTCCTGATATTGATTTAAACTTTTCTGGTGAATATCAACCAATTGCGCATAACTTTACTAAACAAATGTTTGGTGATTATAATGTTTTTAGAGCTGGAACAATTTCAACTGTGGCTGAAAAAACAGCTTTTGGATATGTTAAGGCCTTTTATGAAGAAAATGATTATGATGAATCAAACATGCCAAGAAAAGTTGAAATTGAAAGACAAGCTAGTCAAGTTGAAGGTGTTAAAAGAACAACTGGACAACATCCTGGGGGAATCATTATTCTACCAAAAGAATATGAAATAGAAGATTTTACTCCAGTTAACTATCCAGCTGATGATACGACTAGTTCATGATTAACCACACACTTTGATTTTCATTCAATTCATGATAACTTATTAAAAATGGATATTTTAGGTCATGTTGATCCAACGGCTTTAAAAATGTTGTATGATTTGACTGGAGTTGATCCAATTAAAATCCCAACAAATGATAAGAAAGTTTATTCGTTATTTAGAGATTTGTCAGCATTAGGTATTAATTCAAATGAAATTAATGGTGAAACAACAGGAGCTTTTGGGCTTCCAGAGTTTGGTACAACATTTGTAAGAACAATGTTAAGTGAAACTAAACCTTCATCATTTGCAGATTTAGTGCAAATATCAGGTCTATCGCATGGAACTGATGTATGAATTGGAAATGCTAGAGAACTAATTAAAAATGAAATTGCAGATATTTCTACAGTTATTGGTTGTCGTGATGATATTATGGTTTATTTAATGCGCCAAGGAATTGATGCAACTTCTGCTTTTAAAGTTATGGAATCTGTTCGTAAAGGGAATGGAGTTCCTAGTAAATTTAAACAAATGTTAAAAGATTATAATATCCCACAATGATATATTGAATCATGTGAAAAAATAAAATATATGTTTCCTAAAGCACATGCAACTGCTTATGTTTTAATGGCTTATAGAATAGCTTGATATAAAGTTTATTATCCTGCTGAATATTATGCAACATTTTTATCAACAAGAGCTGAAGCTTTTGATTTAAAAGTCTTTTTAGGTGGTTTAGAATCAATTAAAGAAAAATTAAATGAACTAACATCTATGAAAAAGAGAAATATGCCAATAAGTGCTAAAGAACAAAATTTAATTCCTATTTTAGAAATAGGATTAGAAATGTATAGTAGAAATATTAAAATTAAAAATATTCATTTTGAAAAATCTGAGGCTTTTAAATTTAGAATTGATATAGATGAAAAAACAAATGATAAATACTTAGTTCCTCCTTTTAATATTATTGATTCATTAGGAGAAGCAGTGGCCATGTCTATTGTTAATGCTAGAAAAGAAAAACCAATTGTTTCAGTGCAAGACTTAGAATCAAGAACAATTGTTACTAAAACACAATTAAAAATATTTGGTGATTTAAAAATTTTAGATTCACTAGCAGAAGATAATCAATTATCATTTGAATTATTTTAA
- a CDS encoding nitroreductase family protein — MTRVNELMLQRRSAREFDTNYKIPEQDLKDLVTSIRMSPSAFGLLTQRLVVIQDKNIQKELAPLFWNQVNFVTASAILLFIGTTPNGLAQQVQITLDKKFGVGIESEMREKFTINVTKNLVDNDVSDQIKNEYSIKQSFISSGVATVAAANLGIDTCIIEGYDTKKLQSYLVERKMINENESPYISMVCGKSIRFTGEKLRLEEDEFVIWK, encoded by the coding sequence ATGACAAGAGTTAATGAATTAATGCTTCAAAGAAGAAGCGCAAGAGAATTTGATACAAATTATAAAATACCAGAGCAAGATTTAAAAGATCTAGTTACTTCGATTAGAATGTCTCCAAGTGCTTTTGGATTATTAACCCAAAGATTAGTAGTTATTCAAGATAAAAACATTCAAAAAGAACTTGCGCCTTTATTTTGAAATCAAGTAAATTTTGTAACTGCTAGTGCAATATTATTATTTATAGGAACAACACCAAATGGTTTAGCCCAACAAGTACAAATTACTTTAGATAAAAAGTTTGGTGTTGGTATTGAAAGTGAAATGAGAGAAAAGTTTACTATCAATGTTACTAAAAACTTAGTTGATAATGATGTTAGTGATCAAATTAAAAATGAGTATAGTATAAAACAATCTTTTATTAGTTCTGGGGTCGCAACAGTGGCTGCTGCTAATCTTGGTATTGACACATGTATCATTGAAGGATATGATACTAAAAAATTACAATCATATTTAGTTGAGAGAAAAATGATTAATGAAAATGAATCACCATACATATCAATGGTATGTGGAAAATCAATTAGATTTACTGGTGAAAAATTAAGATTAGAAGAAGATGAATTTGTAATTTGAAAATAA
- a CDS encoding HAD-IC family P-type ATPase has translation MFKKKKDIDFIYDKTDYVNRIANTEFNNLEEVISSPIGLDNRIDNVNKFGTNTVVVKKFNWLKEFIGSLTELFNLLLLAIGTLELIIFLTLETGFITLVSALIIYFMVILAACVDFQQEYKAYKESIQLHHEIENEIYILTNRIVDINTLDNQKQNLVKIKQSELTIGDVIYLSPGDIVPTDCRIIKSNDLYMDQSTLNGETEYILKSINNTKERLLDLENILFAHTMVKQGNCYAVVINISVNNYSDSIGNTIEDMDDESDYERSLKKISQILIGFILIITPIIFVISWSTSGFAKNDFVDPLVFALSIAVALVPEALPAIISANLKLGSKVISKNKVIIKNLACIQNMGSVNVLTTDKTGTLTLNEFEVNNIVDYSFNQSDWLNTITSINAHASNMLNNKIDSAINNHFKDLKIKYELISTIDFSHENKLSGVIAKVNKQKLLIIKGSFEEVIKLISKVRNNNKVEDVKPGFVEKLNEFNNQQANLNNKILIVASKVVDSKDNSVSELVFEGFVGLEEKLKQDVIRIIKIFQNYGIDIKVLTGDNEKVSENLVKKIGLDVKKISGEQIVSVSEELIKSFNLFYELSPLDKAQIISILQKDNVVAFLGDGVNDAIGLKKADVGISVNDGSALAKQSADIIMLEKDLDVLEQAFIQGRKTFANAVKFVNITIASNLGLLITLLISSIWFSLTYKANDFIFLPMSPIQLLLQNLIFDFANLVFVLDSVDDNSIKSPSRWSTKSIIPFALWNGTVHVIVSCINFLIIGYGFKMFQQITNGNVETLHQFQTAFFIEVVITHIILIMVYRTSKFSLTGPKSNSLFNGLMLMFAFIPFLIILIDLPIHKMELEFIKNVFWYLTLLGLITLSFGLAELFKYSYIRINNKWI, from the coding sequence ATGTTTAAAAAGAAAAAAGATATAGATTTTATTTATGATAAAACAGATTATGTAAATCGTATTGCTAATACTGAATTTAACAATTTAGAAGAAGTTATTTCTTCTCCTATTGGTTTAGATAATAGAATAGATAATGTAAATAAATTTGGAACTAATACAGTAGTTGTTAAAAAGTTTAATTGATTAAAAGAATTTATTGGTTCTTTAACTGAATTATTTAATTTACTTTTATTAGCTATTGGTACATTAGAGTTAATTATTTTTTTAACTTTAGAAACTGGGTTTATCACTTTAGTTTCTGCTTTAATTATTTACTTTATGGTTATATTAGCAGCATGTGTTGATTTTCAACAAGAGTATAAAGCATATAAAGAATCAATTCAATTACATCATGAAATTGAAAATGAAATATATATATTGACAAATAGAATAGTTGATATAAATACATTAGATAATCAAAAACAAAATTTAGTTAAAATTAAACAATCTGAATTAACAATTGGGGATGTTATTTATCTTTCACCAGGAGATATAGTTCCAACTGATTGTAGAATTATTAAAAGTAATGATCTATATATGGATCAGTCAACACTTAATGGTGAAACTGAATATATTTTAAAAAGTATTAATAACACTAAAGAACGTTTATTAGATTTAGAAAATATCTTATTTGCTCACACAATGGTTAAGCAAGGTAATTGTTATGCAGTTGTTATTAATATTAGTGTTAATAACTATAGTGATTCAATTGGAAACACTATAGAAGATATGGATGATGAAAGTGATTATGAAAGATCACTTAAAAAGATATCACAAATTTTAATAGGTTTTATTTTAATAATTACTCCAATAATTTTTGTTATTTCTTGATCAACAAGTGGTTTTGCTAAAAATGATTTTGTAGATCCATTAGTCTTTGCTCTTTCAATTGCAGTAGCATTAGTTCCAGAAGCACTACCAGCTATTATTTCAGCTAACTTAAAACTTGGAAGTAAAGTTATATCTAAAAATAAAGTTATTATTAAAAACTTAGCATGTATTCAAAATATGGGAAGTGTTAATGTTTTAACAACTGATAAAACTGGAACATTAACTTTAAATGAATTTGAAGTTAATAACATAGTTGATTATAGTTTTAACCAATCAGATTGATTAAACACTATAACTTCAATTAACGCACATGCTTCTAATATGTTAAATAATAAAATTGATTCGGCCATAAATAATCACTTCAAAGATTTAAAGATTAAGTATGAACTTATTTCTACAATTGACTTTAGTCATGAAAATAAATTATCTGGGGTTATTGCTAAAGTTAACAAGCAAAAACTATTAATTATAAAAGGAAGTTTTGAAGAAGTTATTAAACTTATTTCTAAAGTTAGAAATAATAATAAAGTTGAGGATGTAAAACCTGGTTTTGTAGAAAAACTAAATGAGTTTAATAACCAACAAGCTAATTTAAATAATAAGATTCTTATTGTCGCTTCTAAAGTTGTTGATTCCAAAGATAATTCTGTTAGTGAATTAGTATTTGAAGGTTTTGTTGGATTAGAAGAAAAACTAAAACAAGATGTTATTAGAATAATCAAAATATTTCAAAATTATGGAATTGATATTAAGGTTTTAACTGGTGATAATGAAAAAGTTAGTGAAAATTTAGTTAAAAAAATTGGATTAGACGTTAAAAAAATAAGTGGTGAACAAATTGTTTCAGTCAGTGAAGAACTTATTAAGAGCTTTAATTTATTTTATGAACTTTCTCCCTTAGATAAAGCACAAATTATTTCTATCTTACAAAAAGATAATGTTGTGGCATTTTTGGGTGATGGGGTTAATGATGCTATTGGACTTAAAAAAGCAGATGTTGGGATTTCAGTTAATGATGGTTCAGCTTTAGCAAAACAATCAGCTGATATTATTATGTTAGAAAAAGATTTAGATGTATTAGAGCAAGCATTCATTCAAGGTCGTAAAACATTTGCTAATGCTGTTAAGTTTGTGAATATAACAATCGCTTCTAATTTAGGATTATTAATTACTTTATTAATTTCAAGTATTTGATTTTCATTAACTTATAAAGCAAATGATTTTATATTTTTACCAATGTCTCCAATACAATTGTTATTACAAAACTTAATCTTTGATTTTGCAAATTTAGTATTTGTATTAGATAGTGTTGATGATAATAGTATTAAATCACCATCAAGGTGATCAACTAAAAGTATTATTCCTTTTGCTTTATGAAATGGAACAGTACATGTTATTGTTAGTTGTATTAACTTTTTAATTATAGGTTATGGGTTTAAAATGTTTCAACAAATTACAAATGGTAATGTTGAAACTTTACATCAATTTCAGACTGCATTCTTTATTGAAGTGGTAATCACTCATATTATATTGATAATGGTTTATAGAACAAGCAAGTTTAGTCTCACAGGGCCAAAAAGCAATAGTTTATTTAATGGATTAATGTTAATGTTTGCTTTTATACCTTTTTTAATCATTTTAATAGATCTACCAATACACAAAATGGAGTTAGAATTTATAAAAAATGTTTTTTGATATTTAACATTGCTAGGTTTAATAACCTTATCTTTTGGATTAGCTGAATTATTTAAGTATAGTTATATTAGAATCAATAATAAATGAATATAA